From the genome of Candidatus Chlamydia corallus, one region includes:
- the ileS gene encoding isoleucine--tRNA ligase: protein MTADEVGKSSFVEKEEQVLKFWKDNRIFEKSLQNRQGKTLYSFYDGPPFATGLPHYGHLLASTIKDVVGRYATMDGYYVPRRFGWDCHGVPVEYEVEKSLSLTAPGSIEDFGIAAFNEECRKIVFRYVNEWESYINRIGRWVDFSSTWKTMDASFMESVWWVFQSLYNQDLVYEGTKVVPFSTALGTPLSNFEASQNYKEVDDPSIVVRMPLHNDPASLLVWTTTPWTLPSNMAIAVGEDLVYVRIEDKKHGEQWILSQGCLARWFSNPEEFTILENFSGKNLIGKTYEPPFAIFESKREEGAFRVVAASFIEESEGTGVVHMAPAFGEADFLVCKENNIPLVCPIDSHGSFTEEIPEYQEQYIKHADKGIIKFLKKEGKIFYHGTLKHRYPFCWRTDTPLIYKAVNSWFVSVEKIKDKMLRANKSIHWVPEHIQEGRFGKWLEGARDWAISRNRYWGTPIPIWKSADGDTLVLGSIQELEELTGTQIEDIHRHFIDDLKIVKDGKSFYRVPYVFDCWFDSGAMPYAQNHYPFENQKETEEGFPADFIAEGLDQTRGWFYTLTVIAAALFDRPAFRNAIVNGIILAEDGNKMSKRLNNYPSPKYVLDTYGADALRLYLLHSVVVKAEDLRFCDKGIEGVLKQILLPLTSVLSFFKTYAELYAFDVTSQDIEPAYAEIDKWILSNLYSVVGKVRESMSQYHLNFAVEPFVTFIDDLTNWYIRRCRRRFWEAEDTPDRRAAFSTLYEVLTVFCKLIAPFVPFIAEDIYQKLKLEEGPESVHLCDFPEVEMDKVLPNLEKHMHDIREIVGLGHSLRKEHKLKVRQPLANFYVVGSKDRLGLLQTFKELIAEELNVKNVIFYQEAPSFVYTTVKPNFRMLGKKVGPKMKEVQKALSELSDIAIGKLIQGETWVLTIDGREIALDSDDVVICRHTDPGYIARSSSLFSVILDCQLTEPLVVEGIARELVNKINTMRRNQQLHVSDRIALKIKATEAVRRAFFEYQDYICEETLIIAYDFSQDSDFQGETWDVNGHATQIEITISSIDS from the coding sequence ATGACTGCAGATGAGGTGGGAAAAAGTAGCTTTGTAGAAAAAGAAGAACAAGTTTTAAAGTTTTGGAAAGACAATCGCATTTTTGAGAAGTCTTTGCAAAATCGACAGGGGAAAACCCTGTATTCTTTTTATGACGGCCCTCCTTTTGCTACAGGTCTTCCGCATTACGGTCACTTATTAGCAAGTACAATTAAGGATGTTGTTGGACGCTATGCTACCATGGACGGCTACTATGTACCGCGACGTTTTGGCTGGGATTGCCACGGTGTTCCTGTGGAATACGAAGTGGAAAAGTCCCTTAGTTTAACAGCACCTGGATCTATCGAAGATTTTGGTATAGCAGCCTTTAACGAAGAATGTCGTAAAATCGTCTTTAGATACGTTAATGAATGGGAAAGCTACATTAATCGTATAGGACGTTGGGTAGATTTTTCTTCTACTTGGAAAACTATGGATGCCTCTTTTATGGAAAGTGTCTGGTGGGTTTTCCAATCTTTATATAACCAAGATTTAGTTTATGAAGGCACAAAAGTTGTTCCTTTTTCAACAGCGTTAGGAACACCTCTATCTAATTTTGAAGCAAGCCAAAATTACAAAGAAGTCGATGACCCCTCTATTGTGGTTCGAATGCCTCTTCATAATGATCCAGCCTCTTTGCTTGTATGGACAACGACTCCGTGGACGTTGCCTTCTAATATGGCTATAGCTGTAGGGGAAGATCTGGTTTATGTCCGTATTGAAGATAAAAAACATGGGGAGCAGTGGATCCTAAGTCAGGGATGTCTTGCTCGTTGGTTTTCTAATCCAGAAGAATTTACAATTTTAGAAAACTTTTCTGGAAAAAATCTTATTGGTAAAACTTACGAACCTCCCTTTGCTATTTTCGAATCTAAACGAGAAGAAGGGGCTTTTCGTGTAGTTGCAGCCTCCTTTATTGAAGAGAGCGAGGGAACAGGGGTCGTGCATATGGCTCCAGCATTTGGCGAAGCAGACTTTTTAGTTTGTAAAGAGAACAATATTCCTTTGGTCTGTCCTATAGACTCTCACGGAAGTTTCACAGAAGAAATACCTGAGTATCAAGAACAATACATTAAACACGCTGACAAGGGAATCATTAAGTTTTTGAAGAAAGAGGGAAAGATTTTTTATCATGGAACATTAAAACACCGTTATCCATTCTGTTGGAGAACCGATACGCCTTTGATTTATAAAGCTGTTAATTCCTGGTTCGTCTCTGTAGAAAAGATAAAAGATAAGATGCTTCGTGCGAACAAGTCTATCCATTGGGTCCCTGAGCATATCCAAGAAGGACGTTTCGGGAAGTGGTTGGAAGGTGCTCGTGATTGGGCAATTAGTAGAAATCGTTATTGGGGAACGCCAATTCCCATTTGGAAAAGTGCTGATGGTGACACTCTTGTTTTAGGGTCTATCCAAGAGCTAGAAGAGCTTACAGGAACCCAGATTGAGGACATTCATAGGCATTTTATTGATGATTTAAAAATTGTTAAAGATGGCAAATCCTTTTATCGAGTTCCCTATGTTTTTGACTGTTGGTTTGACTCAGGAGCTATGCCTTATGCCCAAAATCACTATCCTTTTGAAAATCAAAAGGAAACAGAAGAGGGATTTCCTGCGGACTTTATTGCCGAAGGGTTAGACCAGACTCGAGGATGGTTCTATACTCTGACAGTTATTGCTGCAGCTTTATTTGATCGTCCTGCATTTCGTAATGCTATTGTGAATGGAATTATTCTTGCAGAAGACGGCAATAAAATGTCGAAACGTCTAAATAATTATCCTAGTCCTAAATATGTTTTGGATACCTATGGAGCTGATGCTCTCCGCTTATATTTGCTCCACAGTGTTGTTGTAAAGGCTGAAGATCTTCGCTTTTGTGATAAAGGAATCGAGGGTGTTTTGAAGCAAATACTTCTTCCTCTCACAAGCGTTCTTTCCTTTTTTAAGACGTATGCAGAGCTGTATGCTTTTGATGTAACGTCGCAAGATATAGAACCAGCTTACGCAGAGATTGATAAGTGGATTTTATCCAATTTATATAGTGTTGTGGGTAAAGTTCGCGAGAGCATGAGTCAGTATCATTTAAACTTTGCTGTAGAACCTTTTGTCACCTTTATTGATGATCTGACTAACTGGTACATACGTCGCTGTCGTAGACGTTTTTGGGAAGCTGAAGATACTCCTGACCGCAGGGCTGCATTTTCTACTCTATATGAAGTGCTCACTGTTTTTTGTAAGTTAATTGCTCCTTTCGTTCCTTTTATTGCCGAAGATATCTATCAAAAATTAAAGTTAGAAGAAGGACCTGAATCAGTTCATCTCTGTGATTTTCCAGAAGTAGAGATGGATAAAGTGCTCCCCAATTTAGAAAAGCATATGCATGATATTCGGGAAATTGTAGGTTTAGGCCATTCTTTAAGAAAAGAACACAAGCTAAAAGTTCGTCAGCCTTTAGCAAACTTTTATGTTGTTGGGTCTAAAGATAGATTGGGTCTTTTACAAACATTTAAAGAATTGATTGCTGAAGAACTGAATGTGAAGAATGTGATTTTTTATCAAGAAGCTCCAAGTTTTGTTTATACTACGGTAAAACCTAATTTTCGTATGCTTGGGAAAAAAGTTGGACCGAAGATGAAAGAAGTCCAAAAAGCTCTCAGTGAACTGTCAGACATTGCTATAGGCAAGCTTATTCAGGGAGAAACATGGGTTTTAACGATTGATGGTAGAGAGATAGCCCTGGATTCTGATGACGTTGTGATTTGCCGCCATACGGATCCTGGATATATTGCTCGTAGTTCATCTCTATTCAGTGTAATTCTAGATTGTCAGTTAACAGAACCTCTTGTAGTCGAAGGTATAGCAAGGGAGCTAGTGAATAAGATTAATACTATGCGTCGGAATCAACAACTTCATGTTTCTGACCGCATAGCATTAAAAATAAAAGCAACGGAAGCTGTTCGTCGAGCTTTTTTTGAATATCAAGACTATATTTGCGAAGAAACTTTAATTATAGCGTATGACTTTTCTCAGGACTCTGATTTTCAAGGAGAAACATGGGATGTTAATGGACATGCAACGCAAATTGAAATTACAATCAGTTCTATAGATTCTTAG
- a CDS encoding PhoH family protein — MKKTMAIDTSVFIYDPEALFSFENTRIIIPFPVIEELEAFGKFRDRDEAAKNASRALSNIRLLLENSKTKVTEGVLLPNGSELRIEVAPLSNDDRRGKLLTLELLKIIAKREPMVFVSKSLGRRVRAEALQIESRDYESKRFSFRSLYRGFRELQVAESDIENFYKNGYLDLPLDVMPSPNEYFFMSAGENHFALGRYYVSEGKIVALKALPKSVWGVKPLNTEQRCALDLLLRDDVKLVTLIGQAGSGKTILALAAAMHKVFDKETYNKVLVSRPIVPMGRDIGYLPGLKEDKLMHWMQPIYDNMEFLFSINQMGSFSEALQALMDAKKLEMEALTYIRGRSLPKAFIIIDEAQNLTPHEIKTIISRAGKGTKIVLTGDPTQIDSLYFDENSNGLTYLVGKFHHLALYGHMFMTRTERSELAAAAATIL; from the coding sequence ATGAAGAAAACAATGGCCATTGATACAAGTGTGTTCATCTATGATCCAGAAGCCCTTTTTTCTTTTGAAAATACCCGAATTATCATTCCTTTTCCAGTAATTGAAGAGCTAGAAGCTTTTGGAAAATTTCGAGATCGAGATGAGGCTGCTAAAAATGCTTCTCGAGCATTAAGTAATATTCGTTTGCTTTTAGAAAACTCAAAAACCAAAGTAACAGAAGGTGTGCTATTGCCTAATGGGAGTGAGTTGCGTATAGAAGTTGCTCCTCTTTCTAATGATGATAGACGAGGCAAACTCCTCACTTTGGAGTTGCTTAAGATAATTGCTAAACGAGAACCCATGGTTTTTGTTAGTAAGAGCTTGGGACGCAGAGTGCGTGCTGAAGCACTGCAAATCGAATCTCGAGACTATGAAAGTAAACGCTTTTCCTTTCGCTCTTTATACCGGGGATTTAGAGAGCTTCAGGTTGCCGAAAGTGATATTGAAAATTTCTATAAGAATGGTTACTTAGATCTCCCTTTAGACGTGATGCCTTCGCCAAACGAGTATTTTTTCATGTCAGCAGGAGAGAATCATTTTGCCTTAGGTAGATACTACGTAAGTGAGGGAAAGATTGTAGCATTAAAGGCACTTCCTAAGAGTGTTTGGGGAGTCAAGCCTTTAAATACAGAACAGCGGTGCGCTTTGGATTTGCTTCTTAGAGATGATGTTAAGTTAGTCACTCTTATCGGACAAGCTGGGTCTGGAAAGACAATTCTGGCTTTAGCAGCAGCTATGCATAAAGTTTTTGATAAGGAAACATATAATAAAGTTTTGGTAAGTCGTCCTATAGTTCCTATGGGCAGAGACATAGGTTATCTTCCTGGATTAAAGGAAGATAAACTCATGCATTGGATGCAGCCTATATACGATAATATGGAATTTTTATTTAGCATAAACCAGATGGGGAGTTTTTCAGAGGCTTTGCAAGCTCTTATGGACGCTAAAAAGTTGGAAATGGAGGCTCTTACTTATATCCGAGGACGCTCTTTACCAAAAGCTTTTATAATTATTGATGAAGCTCAAAATCTCACTCCTCATGAAATAAAGACAATTATCTCAAGAGCTGGGAAGGGGACTAAGATTGTTCTTACAGGAGACCCTACACAAATCGATAGTTTATATTTTGATGAAAATTCTAACGGATTAACATATCTCGTTGGGAAGTTTCATCACTTGGCATTGTATGGACACATGTTTATGACCCGTACAGAGCGTTCTGAACTTGCTGCCGCAGCTGCCACTATTCTATAA
- a CDS encoding SH3 domain-containing protein, giving the protein MRMLQVSMLLLALGTATHSPAIYAADSQSISFSEQPLSSFTGEIKGNHVRMRLAPHTDGTIIREFSKGDLVAVIGESKDYYVISAPPGITGYVFRSFVIDNVIEGEQVNVRLEPSTSAPVLVRLSRGTQIQTTSNEPHGKWLEIVLPSQCIFYVAKNFVTNKGPIELYTQREGQKKIALDLIHSALNFAHTELEKNLNEVDLEAIYKKVNLVQAEEFKDVPGIQGLIQKALEEIQDAYLSKSLESQNSSTVSSQSSQPTAPTSSPGVTTSLLSRHIRKQTALKTAPLTQGRENLEYSLFKIWASMQQGNDHSEALTQEAFYRAQQKKKQVLTGVLEVYPHVVKNNPGDYLLKDHENTIAFLYGTNINLEQWLGKRVTVECLPRPNNHFAFPAYYVMGIKEVSQ; this is encoded by the coding sequence ATGAGAATGCTCCAGGTTTCTATGCTTCTTTTAGCTTTAGGAACTGCAACACACTCACCAGCCATCTACGCTGCCGATTCCCAATCTATCTCATTTTCAGAACAACCTCTATCTTCATTTACTGGAGAAATCAAGGGAAACCACGTACGGATGCGCTTAGCGCCCCATACTGACGGGACTATTATTAGAGAGTTCTCCAAAGGAGATCTTGTTGCTGTTATTGGAGAAAGCAAAGACTATTATGTCATTTCTGCACCTCCAGGAATTACAGGTTACGTGTTCCGCTCATTTGTTATAGACAATGTGATCGAAGGTGAACAAGTCAACGTTCGCTTAGAACCTTCAACATCGGCTCCAGTGCTTGTGCGACTCTCCCGAGGTACTCAAATACAGACAACATCGAATGAACCACATGGTAAATGGCTAGAAATTGTCTTACCATCTCAGTGCATATTCTATGTTGCAAAAAACTTTGTTACTAACAAAGGACCTATCGAATTATATACTCAGCGCGAGGGACAAAAAAAAATTGCCCTAGACCTTATTCATTCTGCTTTAAACTTTGCTCATACAGAGCTTGAGAAAAACCTTAATGAAGTTGATCTTGAAGCCATTTATAAAAAGGTAAACCTTGTTCAAGCTGAAGAGTTTAAAGATGTTCCAGGAATCCAAGGGCTTATACAAAAAGCTTTAGAAGAAATCCAAGACGCCTATCTTTCTAAATCTCTGGAGTCTCAAAATTCTTCAACTGTAAGCTCTCAAAGTTCTCAGCCTACGGCGCCGACTTCTTCTCCAGGGGTTACGACCTCATTACTTTCGCGTCATATCCGTAAGCAAACTGCATTAAAAACAGCTCCTCTTACGCAAGGAAGAGAGAATCTAGAGTATTCTCTCTTTAAGATCTGGGCTAGTATGCAGCAAGGCAACGATCACTCTGAAGCACTCACACAAGAAGCATTTTATCGTGCTCAACAGAAGAAAAAACAAGTACTTACTGGTGTATTAGAAGTTTATCCTCATGTAGTAAAGAACAATCCTGGTGACTACCTATTAAAAGATCACGAAAATACCATAGCTTTTCTTTACGGTACAAATATCAACCTAGAGCAGTGGTTAGGAAAGCGTGTCACTGTCGAATGTCTCCCACGTCCTAACAATCATTTTGCTTTTCCTGCCTACTATGTGATGGGAATTAAAGAAGTTTCACAATAA
- the cydB gene encoding cytochrome d ubiquinol oxidase subunit II, which produces MELSLTNLLPLAWYVILGVAVFAYSFGDGFDLGLGAIYLKAKEDKERRILLNSIGPVWDGNEVWLVIIIGGLFAGFPACYGTLLSIFYMPIWTLVLLYIFRGCSLEFRSKSESESWKTFWDIIFTCSGLAIGFFLGIIVGNLILGLPLSPDTSYASLSWILFFRPYAALCGAVVTSAFAVHGACFALMKTSDSLNTRIAEQFPYVLSSFLVFYVLLLGASLISIPKRFDAFPTYPLLILLIGLTSCCCVAAKTSVSKKYYGYAFIYSALNLLALILSAATLTFPNILLSTVDSQYSYTIYNSAVEAKTLKSLLIIVLIGLPFIIAYACYIYRVFRGKTNFPSIY; this is translated from the coding sequence ATGGAACTTTCTCTAACTAACCTTTTACCACTCGCGTGGTACGTAATTCTTGGAGTTGCTGTCTTTGCTTATTCTTTTGGTGATGGCTTTGACCTCGGGCTTGGAGCTATTTATCTTAAAGCAAAAGAGGATAAAGAACGTCGGATTCTCCTCAATTCAATAGGGCCTGTATGGGATGGCAATGAGGTCTGGTTAGTTATCATTATTGGTGGGTTATTTGCAGGGTTCCCTGCATGTTATGGCACACTTCTTTCTATCTTTTATATGCCTATTTGGACTCTGGTACTTCTTTATATTTTTAGGGGATGTTCTTTAGAGTTCCGAAGTAAGTCGGAATCTGAGTCTTGGAAAACATTTTGGGATATCATCTTTACTTGTTCTGGGCTTGCTATCGGCTTTTTCTTAGGCATTATTGTAGGGAATCTCATCCTAGGATTGCCTTTATCTCCAGACACTTCTTATGCTTCATTATCCTGGATTTTATTTTTTCGTCCTTATGCAGCTTTATGTGGTGCTGTAGTTACAAGTGCTTTTGCTGTTCACGGTGCTTGCTTTGCATTAATGAAGACTTCGGATTCTTTAAATACTAGGATTGCTGAGCAATTTCCTTATGTTCTTTCGTCCTTTCTCGTTTTTTATGTTCTACTTTTAGGTGCTAGTTTAATTTCTATACCCAAGCGCTTTGATGCTTTCCCTACCTATCCATTATTGATTTTGCTTATTGGTTTAACGAGCTGCTGCTGTGTTGCTGCTAAGACTAGCGTATCTAAAAAATATTATGGCTATGCATTTATTTATTCTGCATTGAATTTGTTGGCGCTAATTTTATCAGCAGCTACGCTAACTTTTCCTAACATTCTTCTCTCTACCGTAGATTCACAGTATAGTTATACTATCTATAATAGTGCTGTTGAAGCTAAAACCTTAAAAAGTCTCTTGATTATAGTGCTTATTGGTCTTCCTTTCATCATCGCTTATGCATGCTATATTTATCGCGTGTTTAGAGGTAAAACAAATTTTCCTTCTATCTATTAA
- a CDS encoding cytochrome ubiquinol oxidase subunit I translates to MDAIILSRIQFGLFVAFHYLFVPLSMGLSMMLVIMEGFYLVTKKEVYKQMTWFWIGIFALTFVLGVVTGIMQIFSFGSNWANFSEYTGNIFGTLLGSEGIFAFFLESGFLGILLFGRHKVSKKMHFFSTCMVALGAHMSAFWIICANSWMQTPSGYEMAMHKGKLIPALTSFWKVVFSPTTVDRFIHAVLGTWLSGIFLVIGVSAYYLWKKRHNEFAKQGMKLATICAAIVLILQLWSADVTARGVAKNQPAKLAAFEGVFKTEEYTPIWGFGYVDMEKEQVIGLPIPGALSFLVHRNIKTPVTGLDQIPKDEWPNVQAVFQLYHLMVMFWGAMVVLTLLSWSVYKGWRWALKPFFLVILTFSVLLPEICNECGWCATEMGRQPWVVRGLLKTKDAISPIVQSNQIIQSLTMFSLVFIALLVLFITVLCKKIKHGPEEEKSLTEFTVK, encoded by the coding sequence ATGGACGCGATTATCTTATCTAGAATACAGTTCGGATTGTTTGTAGCTTTTCATTACCTTTTTGTCCCCCTAAGTATGGGGTTAAGCATGATGCTTGTGATTATGGAAGGATTCTACTTGGTCACAAAAAAGGAAGTTTATAAGCAAATGACTTGGTTTTGGATCGGGATTTTTGCTCTAACGTTTGTTCTTGGAGTTGTTACGGGAATTATGCAGATATTTTCTTTCGGCTCTAATTGGGCAAATTTCTCTGAATATACAGGAAATATTTTCGGTACCTTGTTAGGTAGTGAAGGTATTTTTGCTTTTTTCTTAGAATCGGGGTTTTTAGGCATTTTGTTATTCGGTCGTCATAAGGTCTCTAAGAAAATGCATTTCTTTTCTACATGTATGGTAGCTTTAGGAGCTCATATGAGTGCCTTTTGGATTATTTGCGCTAATTCATGGATGCAAACTCCTTCAGGCTACGAGATGGCCATGCATAAAGGAAAGTTGATTCCTGCTTTAACTTCCTTTTGGAAAGTTGTTTTCTCTCCAACAACCGTAGACCGTTTTATTCATGCAGTCTTAGGAACCTGGCTTTCTGGAATTTTTCTTGTTATAGGTGTATCGGCTTATTATCTCTGGAAAAAACGTCATAACGAGTTTGCTAAACAAGGAATGAAGTTAGCAACGATTTGTGCAGCTATAGTCTTAATTTTACAGCTTTGGTCTGCAGATGTAACTGCCAGAGGAGTCGCTAAAAATCAGCCCGCTAAGTTAGCAGCTTTTGAAGGTGTATTTAAAACTGAAGAATATACCCCTATATGGGGATTTGGTTATGTAGACATGGAGAAAGAACAGGTTATAGGGTTGCCTATTCCAGGAGCACTTTCTTTTCTTGTTCATAGAAATATAAAAACCCCTGTGACTGGTTTAGATCAAATTCCTAAGGACGAATGGCCTAACGTACAGGCAGTCTTTCAACTTTATCATCTTATGGTCATGTTCTGGGGGGCTATGGTAGTCTTAACTTTGCTTTCCTGGTCTGTCTATAAGGGATGGCGATGGGCTTTAAAACCTTTTTTCTTAGTAATTTTAACCTTTTCTGTACTTCTCCCAGAAATTTGTAATGAGTGTGGTTGGTGTGCTACTGAGATGGGAAGACAGCCTTGGGTAGTTCGAGGATTATTAAAAACCAAAGATGCGATTTCTCCCATAGTACAGTCAAATCAAATTATACAATCTTTGACAATGTTTAGCTTAGTATTCATTGCTCTGCTCGTTCTCTTTATTACTGTACTTTGTAAAAAAATAAAACACGGTCCTGAAGAAGAAAAATCTCTCACAGAATTCACAGTGAAATAG
- the cdaA gene encoding diadenylate cyclase CdaA has protein sequence MPFDITYYTTPLLEIILIWVMLNYLLKFFWGTRAMDVVFGLLAFLFLFVLADKLHLPIIRKLMLHVVNIAAIVVFIIFQPEIRLALSRIRFHGKKFFIDSQEQFVEQLAASIYQLSERQIGALVVLENKDSFDEYLSFSSVKINATFSEELLETIFEPSSPLHDGAVILRGDILAYARVVLPLAHDTTQLSRSMGTRHRAALGASQRSDALIITVSEENGSISLSRDGLLTRGVKIDRFKAVLRSILSPKEHKRKPLFSWIWKR, from the coding sequence ATGCCCTTTGATATTACTTATTATACAACCCCTTTGCTCGAAATTATTTTAATTTGGGTAATGCTAAACTACCTATTAAAATTTTTCTGGGGCACCCGGGCTATGGATGTTGTCTTCGGTTTGCTTGCCTTTCTATTTCTATTTGTCCTAGCCGATAAACTACACCTTCCTATCATCCGCAAACTGATGCTCCACGTAGTCAATATCGCAGCTATTGTAGTTTTTATTATTTTTCAACCAGAAATACGCCTTGCCCTATCTCGTATACGGTTTCATGGGAAAAAATTTTTTATAGACAGTCAAGAGCAGTTTGTAGAACAATTAGCTGCAAGTATTTATCAGCTATCAGAACGCCAAATCGGTGCTCTTGTTGTTTTGGAAAATAAAGATTCTTTCGATGAATACCTAAGTTTTTCTTCAGTAAAAATCAATGCAACTTTCTCTGAAGAGCTCCTGGAGACGATTTTCGAGCCTTCATCTCCTTTACACGACGGTGCCGTCATCCTAAGGGGAGACATTCTAGCCTATGCTCGGGTTGTTCTCCCTCTTGCTCATGATACAACGCAGCTGTCTCGGTCTATGGGGACCAGGCATCGAGCAGCTCTAGGAGCTAGCCAACGATCTGATGCACTTATTATCACAGTATCTGAAGAGAACGGAAGTATCTCTTTGTCTAGAGATGGTCTGCTAACACGAGGAGTAAAAATAGATAGATTCAAAGCAGTATTACGCAGTATTCTCTCTCCTAAAGAACACAAGAGAAAACCCTTATTTTCTTGGATTTGGAAACGATGA
- a CDS encoding YbbR-like domain-containing protein, with amino-acid sequence MIKFLSQLFIRNWPRKVVSLGFAIIIWILVGQSVTITRTLTNVPVRIVDLNPDQTVLGLQKNGFLIKKVSLTITGNKNTVQDLRSSNLEVVVSAANHTESWIATIDKHNLVSVDHEINLRKDIHSVDANDIFVRLTQYVTEDILLTITTPIGSPPKGYEYLDVWPKYLNQKVSGPKEYVNALKEQDLELTFNLNKISFEELERNRIAQGNHDEIIFPIPKEWKKILIPFENTYVDLNDPQADFLRLLFLKRECIPLNLNLPVFLFFPVTFIQTINPLEYTLDPVPPIISNHGIYQINIPLYVKDVSRQFLDVVKNNMALTIVMPSPHDPSSINWAIEFLDEKTLENTFLQTIIAQEHGILHDIALIDEAGIRHRFREYLRKLALFTSDGESLNLVAKIKNNKVVIQTKSKETTKLYKKDN; translated from the coding sequence ATGATAAAATTTTTATCTCAACTCTTTATTCGAAATTGGCCTAGAAAAGTTGTTTCCTTAGGTTTTGCTATCATCATTTGGATTCTAGTAGGACAAAGTGTTACGATCACACGAACGCTCACTAACGTCCCTGTTCGTATCGTAGATCTAAATCCAGACCAAACGGTTCTTGGACTACAAAAAAATGGATTTCTTATTAAAAAGGTTTCTTTAACAATCACAGGAAATAAAAATACTGTTCAAGACCTCCGTTCTTCAAATCTAGAAGTTGTAGTCAGCGCAGCAAACCATACAGAAAGTTGGATTGCCACTATAGATAAGCATAATCTTGTAAGTGTAGATCATGAGATCAACCTACGCAAAGACATCCATAGTGTTGATGCTAATGATATTTTTGTCCGACTTACACAATATGTAACTGAAGACATTTTATTAACTATAACGACACCGATAGGGAGTCCCCCAAAAGGATACGAGTATTTAGATGTCTGGCCGAAGTACTTGAATCAAAAAGTCAGCGGTCCCAAAGAATATGTAAATGCTTTGAAAGAGCAGGATCTTGAATTAACTTTTAATTTGAATAAAATTTCATTCGAAGAATTAGAAAGAAACCGCATTGCTCAAGGGAATCATGACGAGATTATTTTCCCTATTCCTAAGGAATGGAAAAAAATTTTGATTCCCTTTGAAAATACTTATGTAGATCTTAACGACCCTCAAGCAGATTTTCTCCGCCTTTTATTTTTAAAACGAGAATGCATTCCTCTAAATTTAAATTTACCAGTTTTTCTATTCTTTCCCGTAACCTTCATCCAAACAATAAATCCTCTAGAATATACCTTAGATCCAGTCCCACCCATTATTTCTAATCATGGAATCTATCAAATAAATATTCCTCTTTATGTTAAGGATGTAAGTAGACAATTCTTAGATGTCGTAAAGAACAATATGGCCTTGACAATCGTGATGCCTTCGCCGCATGACCCTTCTTCGATCAACTGGGCTATAGAATTTTTAGATGAAAAAACTTTAGAAAATACATTCCTTCAGACTATCATAGCCCAGGAACATGGCATTCTACATGATATTGCCTTGATTGATGAAGCTGGAATTCGCCATAGGTTTCGGGAATATTTAAGGAAACTTGCGCTATTTACATCTGATGGCGAATCCCTAAACCTTGTGGCAAAAATCAAAAATAATAAAGTCGTTATTCAAACTAAGTCAAAAGAAACAACTAAACTATACAAAAAAGATAACTAA